A single region of the Streptomyces diastaticus subsp. diastaticus genome encodes:
- the arfB gene encoding alternative ribosome rescue aminoacyl-tRNA hydrolase ArfB: protein MSADRKPGAPKPAPAGGRVIRGSVVLPDSELTWRFSRSSGPGGQHVNTSDSQVELRFDLAATQALPEVWKERALERLASRLTGGVLVVRASGHRSQWRNRETALDRMVALLGEATAPPPKQRRPTRVPRGINERRLREKKQRSEVKRNRGRGGDW from the coding sequence ATGTCCGCCGACCGAAAGCCCGGCGCCCCGAAGCCCGCCCCCGCCGGCGGTCGCGTCATCCGGGGCTCGGTCGTCCTGCCCGACTCCGAGCTGACCTGGCGCTTCTCCCGTTCCTCGGGCCCGGGCGGGCAGCACGTCAACACCAGCGACAGCCAGGTGGAGCTGCGCTTCGACCTGGCCGCCACCCAGGCGCTGCCCGAGGTCTGGAAGGAGCGGGCCCTGGAGCGGCTCGCGTCCCGGCTGACCGGCGGCGTCCTCGTCGTACGGGCCTCCGGCCACCGCTCGCAGTGGCGCAACCGGGAGACCGCGCTGGACCGGATGGTCGCGTTGCTCGGCGAGGCCACCGCGCCGCCGCCCAAGCAGCGCCGCCCCACCCGCGTCCCGCGCGGGATCAACGAGCGCAGGCTGCGCGAGAAGAAACAGCGCTCCGAGGTGAAGCGGAACCGGGGGCGGGGCGGCGACTGGTGA
- a CDS encoding TerD family protein → MAVSLSKGGNVSLTKEAPGLTAVTVGLGWDVRTTTGTDFDLDASAIAVNAQGKVYSDGHFVFFNNKQTPDQTIVHTGDNRTGEGDGDDEAINVNLAGLPADVDKIVFPVSIYDAESRSQNFGQVRNAYIRIVNQAGGTEIARYDLSEDAATETAMVFGELYRNGAEWKFRAVGQGYASGLVGIAQDFGVNV, encoded by the coding sequence ATGGCTGTAAGCCTGTCCAAGGGCGGCAACGTCTCCCTCACCAAGGAGGCTCCCGGCCTGACCGCCGTCACCGTCGGCCTCGGCTGGGACGTCCGCACCACCACCGGTACGGACTTCGACCTCGACGCCTCCGCCATCGCGGTCAACGCCCAGGGCAAGGTCTACTCCGACGGCCACTTCGTCTTCTTCAACAACAAGCAGACGCCGGACCAGACCATCGTCCACACCGGCGACAACCGCACCGGCGAGGGCGACGGCGACGACGAGGCGATCAACGTCAACCTCGCCGGCCTCCCCGCCGACGTCGACAAGATCGTCTTCCCGGTCTCGATCTACGACGCGGAGTCCCGCTCGCAGAACTTCGGCCAGGTGCGCAACGCCTACATCCGCATCGTCAACCAGGCCGGCGGCACCGAGATCGCCCGCTACGACCTGAGTGAGGACGCCGCCACCGAGACCGCCATGGTCTTCGGCGAGCTCTACCGCAACGGCGCGGAGTGGAAGTTCCGCGCCGTCGGCCAGGGGTACGCCTCGGGCCTGGTCGGCATCGCCCAGGACTTCGGCGTCAACGTCTGA
- a CDS encoding GNAT family N-acetyltransferase — translation MGPMYVDIVTPDDAALPGALLTEITEVYASAQEFHELTGDFPDAGNIRVPQVAAALADELSVPGSVVHLARVRGELVAVAVTLDHHPADPGDPDAWIGLLLVHGARRREGHGRALAGHLAARFREAGRTGLRLAVLDTDAPALAFWEALGYTPVDHRPDLRRGRRCAVLRKDLAETGTRPEGAVTRGEV, via the coding sequence GTGGGCCCCATGTACGTCGACATCGTGACGCCGGACGACGCGGCGCTGCCCGGTGCCCTGCTCACCGAGATCACCGAGGTCTACGCCTCCGCGCAGGAGTTCCACGAACTGACCGGCGACTTCCCGGACGCCGGGAACATCCGCGTCCCGCAGGTCGCGGCCGCCCTCGCCGACGAACTCTCCGTGCCCGGCAGCGTCGTCCACCTGGCACGGGTCCGGGGCGAACTGGTCGCGGTCGCCGTCACCCTCGACCACCACCCGGCCGACCCCGGCGACCCCGACGCGTGGATCGGCCTGCTCCTGGTGCACGGGGCGCGGCGTCGCGAGGGGCACGGCCGCGCCCTCGCCGGCCACCTGGCCGCCCGTTTCCGGGAGGCGGGCCGCACCGGGCTGCGGCTGGCCGTGCTGGACACCGACGCGCCCGCCCTCGCCTTCTGGGAGGCGCTCGGCTACACCCCGGTCGACCACCGCCCCGACCTGCGGCGCGGCCGCCGGTGCGCGGTGCTGCGCAAGGACCTGGCGGAGACGGGGACGAGGCCCGAGGGCGCCGTCACGCGCGGTGAGGTGTGA
- a CDS encoding alcohol dehydrogenase catalytic domain-containing protein has protein sequence MRAVVHEAERRVAVREVEDAVVEEETDALVRITSSALCGTDLHMYDGRTGAGPGMVLGHEPLGVVEATGGAVTSVRPGDRVVLPTHLYCGTCPHCARGLTAA, from the coding sequence ATGCGCGCCGTCGTCCACGAGGCCGAGCGCCGCGTCGCCGTCCGCGAGGTCGAGGACGCCGTGGTCGAGGAGGAGACCGACGCGCTGGTGCGGATCACCTCCAGCGCCCTGTGCGGCACCGACCTGCACATGTACGACGGGCGGACCGGCGCCGGACCGGGCATGGTGCTGGGCCACGAGCCGCTGGGTGTGGTCGAGGCGACCGGCGGCGCGGTCACCTCGGTCCGCCCCGGTGACCGCGTCGTCCTCCCCACCCACCTGTACTGCGGCACCTGCCCGCACTGCGCGCGGGGCCTGACGGCCGCCTGA
- a CDS encoding NAD-dependent epimerase/dehydratase family protein has translation MSQSTRNDVRDLHVVLGAGPAGSTLAGELARRGHEVRLVDRSGDGPAPEGVTRARGDVGTLEGAREAVRGAAVVHHCVNVAYHLQTEVMPGVQEAVLGAVEAEGARLVVLDTLYPYGETHGEVMTEETPWRATSAKGRMRAALDERYLATHRAGRARVVLGRSADFTGPGVLNSTLGGAVFPGALTGGEVLGLGDIDLPHSYTDIRAVAAGLATLGEHPEGDGRVWHLPTAPARTTREVLRMIEERVRRPLRLHVMTRPRAFGPFDEVFMDAYAELFYQHTEAQVMDSTAIQDAFGLRPVDLGTTLDDTLAWYRDLLAARR, from the coding sequence GTGTCCCAGAGCACGCGCAACGACGTACGCGACCTGCATGTCGTCCTCGGTGCCGGCCCGGCCGGCTCGACCCTCGCCGGGGAGCTGGCCCGCCGGGGCCACGAGGTCCGCCTGGTCGACCGGTCCGGCGACGGCCCGGCGCCGGAGGGCGTGACCCGCGCCCGGGGCGATGTCGGCACCCTCGAAGGGGCCCGGGAGGCCGTCCGGGGCGCCGCCGTCGTCCACCACTGCGTGAACGTGGCCTACCACCTCCAGACCGAGGTGATGCCCGGCGTCCAGGAGGCCGTCCTCGGCGCCGTGGAGGCCGAGGGCGCCAGGCTGGTCGTCCTCGACACGCTCTACCCGTACGGCGAGACCCACGGCGAGGTGATGACCGAGGAGACTCCGTGGCGGGCCACCAGTGCCAAGGGCAGGATGCGCGCCGCGCTGGACGAGAGGTACCTGGCCACCCACCGGGCGGGCCGGGCGCGTGTGGTGCTGGGCCGCTCGGCCGACTTCACCGGACCCGGCGTCCTCAACTCCACGCTCGGCGGCGCCGTCTTCCCCGGCGCGCTGACCGGCGGCGAGGTGCTGGGGCTGGGCGACATCGACCTGCCGCACAGCTACACCGACATCCGCGCCGTCGCCGCGGGCCTCGCCACCCTCGGCGAGCACCCCGAGGGCGACGGCCGTGTCTGGCACCTGCCGACCGCGCCCGCCCGCACCACGCGGGAGGTCCTCCGGATGATCGAGGAGCGGGTCCGGCGGCCGCTGAGGCTCCACGTCATGACACGCCCGCGCGCCTTCGGCCCGTTCGACGAGGTCTTCATGGACGCGTACGCCGAGCTGTTCTACCAGCACACCGAGGCGCAGGTGATGGACTCCACCGCCATCCAGGACGCCTTCGGGCTGCGGCCCGTCGACCTCGGCACCACTCTCGACGACACCCTGGCCTGGTACCGCGACCTCCTCGCCGCCCGGCGCTGA
- a CDS encoding TetR/AcrR family transcriptional regulator produces MADRPRTPRERYREQTRGEIKASAVRRLAEGGVENVALLRIAKEIGLSGPALYRYFAGRDELLAELVTDAYQAVAEAVAGVGTTGGGRAALQALAAAYRDWALAQPHLYLLIQGTPVPGFEAPADTLARARAVLGPFLAVFAGGRARPALAPLTAESAAWLREDAGVAAWVAEWTGRTADDPAAAVALTGAVMAWPQLHGVVGLEAAGQFTGMGQRPATLLPLQIGLLADAFHLP; encoded by the coding sequence ATGGCAGACCGGCCCCGCACCCCCCGGGAGCGGTACCGCGAGCAGACGCGCGGCGAGATCAAGGCGAGCGCCGTACGGCGGCTCGCCGAGGGCGGCGTGGAGAACGTGGCGCTGCTGCGCATCGCCAAGGAGATCGGCCTGTCCGGGCCCGCCCTCTACCGGTACTTCGCCGGCCGCGACGAACTGCTCGCGGAGCTGGTCACGGACGCCTATCAGGCGGTCGCCGAGGCCGTCGCGGGCGTCGGGACCACCGGCGGCGGACGGGCCGCGCTCCAGGCGCTGGCCGCCGCCTACCGCGACTGGGCCCTCGCCCAGCCGCATCTGTACCTGCTGATCCAGGGCACCCCCGTACCCGGTTTCGAGGCCCCGGCCGACACCCTGGCGCGGGCCCGCGCCGTCCTCGGCCCGTTTCTCGCCGTCTTCGCCGGAGGCCGGGCCCGGCCCGCCCTGGCCCCGCTGACGGCCGAGTCGGCGGCGTGGCTGCGGGAGGACGCCGGGGTGGCCGCGTGGGTGGCGGAGTGGACGGGCCGCACCGCCGACGACCCCGCCGCGGCCGTCGCGCTCACCGGTGCGGTCATGGCCTGGCCGCAGTTGCACGGCGTCGTGGGGCTGGAGGCCGCCGGGCAGTTCACCGGCATGGGCCAGCGGCCCGCCACCCTGCTACCGCTCCAGATCGGCCTGCTGGCCGACGCCTTCCACCTGCCGTGA
- a CDS encoding M1 family metallopeptidase, whose product MRGTPGAAGVLDPLFPRLGNGGYDVRHYDLALDWAPARSGQRAEQPLRGRARITSRATQNLSAFNLDLKGLEVTSVTVDGRPARYDHAGTELTVRPEKELDKGKTFRTTVEYAGRPGPLEDADGSKEGWLTGDGGTVALGEPSGSMTWFPGNHHPLDKATYTLRATVPKGQRAVSNGEPETTEPRPGRDGRTTWTWNSRHPMASYLATLAIGPYRLTESRTPSGLPVVDAVAPGEDAGELERLPEVLDWSVKRFGTYPFDSAGAVVLAPDTAGYALETQTRPVYPGSPDVGLIVHETAHQWFGDSVTPRTWQDVWLSEGFATYAEWLWDEDHDGPTAQDAFDRLHATSGDAGLWAFPPADPPDQDSLFADPVYQRGAMTLHQVRRVLGDTRFAALLKGWPREYAHRNARTADFTAYAESLAPDGDTREALTRTWAVWLRADGKPDSAAPGR is encoded by the coding sequence GTGCGCGGGACGCCGGGGGCGGCCGGGGTGCTCGACCCGCTCTTCCCCCGGCTGGGCAACGGCGGCTACGACGTGCGCCACTACGACCTCGCGCTCGACTGGGCCCCGGCCCGGTCCGGTCAGCGGGCCGAGCAGCCCTTGCGGGGGAGGGCGCGGATCACCTCGCGGGCCACGCAGAACCTCAGCGCCTTCAACCTCGACCTGAAGGGGCTGGAGGTCACCTCGGTCACCGTGGACGGGCGGCCCGCGCGGTACGACCACGCCGGGACGGAGCTGACCGTGCGGCCCGAGAAGGAACTCGACAAGGGGAAGACCTTCCGGACGACCGTGGAGTACGCGGGCCGGCCCGGGCCGCTGGAGGACGCCGACGGCAGCAAGGAGGGCTGGCTCACCGGGGACGGCGGCACGGTCGCGCTGGGCGAGCCGTCCGGGTCGATGACCTGGTTCCCGGGCAACCACCACCCCCTCGACAAGGCCACGTACACCCTGCGCGCCACCGTCCCGAAGGGGCAGCGGGCCGTCTCCAACGGTGAACCGGAGACCACCGAGCCGCGGCCCGGCCGCGACGGCCGCACCACCTGGACGTGGAACTCCCGCCACCCCATGGCGAGTTACCTGGCCACCCTGGCGATCGGCCCCTACCGTCTCACCGAGTCCCGTACTCCCTCGGGCCTGCCGGTCGTCGACGCGGTCGCCCCCGGCGAGGACGCCGGGGAGCTGGAGCGGCTGCCGGAGGTGCTGGACTGGTCGGTGAAGCGGTTCGGGACGTACCCGTTCGACTCGGCCGGCGCCGTCGTCCTCGCCCCGGACACCGCCGGATACGCGCTGGAGACCCAGACCCGGCCCGTCTACCCGGGCTCCCCCGACGTGGGCCTGATCGTCCACGAGACGGCCCACCAGTGGTTCGGCGACTCCGTCACGCCCCGGACCTGGCAGGACGTCTGGCTCAGCGAGGGGTTCGCCACCTACGCGGAGTGGCTCTGGGACGAGGACCACGACGGGCCCACCGCCCAGGACGCCTTCGACCGCCTCCACGCCACCTCCGGCGACGCCGGCCTCTGGGCCTTCCCCCCGGCCGATCCGCCCGACCAGGACTCCCTCTTCGCCGACCCCGTCTACCAGCGCGGCGCCATGACGCTCCACCAGGTCCGCCGCGTCCTCGGTGACACCCGCTTCGCCGCCCTCCTCAAGGGCTGGCCGCGCGAGTACGCCCACCGCAACGCCCGCACCGCCGACTTCACCGCCTACGCCGAGTCCCTCGCCCCCGACGGTGACACCCGCGAGGCGCTCACCCGCACCTGGGCGGTGTGGCTGCGCGCGGACGGCAAGCCGGACAGCGCCGCGCCGGGACGGTGA
- a CDS encoding aminoglycoside phosphotransferase family protein encodes MTQPGAFPHPDGHHPHHAGDLHEPGAGAPWPGLAVPPGLAASQARFNGARGRDFVAALPGRAARFREAWGLRPDGPAMHGTASLVLPVRLPAHGDAPAVLKLQLLDEESAGEGAALRAWNGDAAARLLAEDPATGTLLIERLDAGRPLAALADTDQAVTVLGALLARLSAHAAPPGTRRLADIAARLVADAPRTAAALGDPFERALLTDVAAAVREVLPDAGDRLLHWDLHYGNVLAPYPGTEAAARGAWLAIDPKPLAGDPGFDLAPALHNRFDPGAVRRRFDALTALAGLDRARAARWTLARVLQETRWNVLDGAHRLQPDQAHIARVLLGRA; translated from the coding sequence GTGACCCAGCCCGGCGCCTTCCCGCACCCCGACGGCCACCACCCCCACCACGCCGGTGACCTCCACGAACCCGGGGCCGGCGCCCCCTGGCCCGGCCTCGCGGTCCCGCCCGGACTCGCCGCCAGCCAGGCTCGGTTCAACGGCGCGCGGGGCCGGGACTTCGTCGCCGCGCTGCCCGGACGTGCCGCCCGCTTCCGCGAGGCCTGGGGACTGCGCCCGGACGGCCCGGCGATGCACGGCACGGCCTCCCTCGTCCTCCCCGTCCGGCTGCCCGCCCACGGCGACGCACCCGCCGTGCTGAAGCTCCAACTCCTCGACGAGGAGAGCGCCGGTGAGGGGGCCGCCCTGCGCGCCTGGAACGGTGACGCCGCCGCCCGCCTGCTGGCGGAGGACCCGGCCACCGGCACCCTGCTCATCGAACGCCTCGACGCCGGCCGCCCGTTGGCGGCGCTGGCCGACACCGACCAGGCCGTCACCGTGCTCGGCGCCCTCCTCGCCCGGCTCTCCGCCCACGCCGCCCCGCCCGGGACGCGGCGCCTGGCCGACATCGCCGCCCGTCTCGTGGCCGACGCGCCCCGTACCGCGGCCGCGCTCGGCGACCCCTTCGAGCGGGCGCTGCTGACCGACGTCGCCGCCGCCGTCCGCGAGGTCCTGCCCGACGCGGGCGACCGCCTGCTGCACTGGGACCTGCACTACGGCAACGTCCTCGCCCCGTACCCCGGCACCGAGGCCGCCGCACGCGGCGCCTGGCTGGCCATCGACCCCAAACCCCTCGCCGGCGACCCGGGCTTCGACCTCGCTCCCGCCCTCCACAACCGCTTCGACCCCGGCGCCGTCCGCCGACGCTTCGACGCCCTGACCGCGCTGGCCGGGCTCGACCGGGCCCGCGCCGCCCGCTGGACCCTGGCCCGCGTCCTCCAGGAGACCCGGTGGAACGTCCTCGACGGCGCCCACCGCCTCCAGCCCGACCAGGCCCACATCGCGCGCGTCCTGCTCGGCCGGGCCTGA
- a CDS encoding NAD(P)/FAD-dependent oxidoreductase, whose amino-acid sequence MSAVTVNGGISFWHADQGSGEPREPLPGDASADVCVVGGGYTGLWTAYYLKKAAPYLRIIVLEQRFCGFGASGRNGGWLYNGVAGRERYAKLHGKEAAIRLQRAMNATVDEVVKVAAEEGVDAGIHQGGVLEVAYTPAQLMRLKAFHEAELGYGQSDRELYGAAETARRIRVAGAVGSTWTPHGARLHPVKLLRGLAAAVEALGVVVHEATPVTEIRPKHAVTPYGTVRAPYVLRCTEGFTASLKGERRTWLPMNSSLIATPVLPPEVWEEIGWQGREALGDLAHAYLYAQRTPDDRIALGGRGVPYRYGSRTDTAGRTPATTVEALRALLVRLFPVLEGTEVAHAWSGVLGVPRDWCATVTLDRSTGLGWAGGYAGSGVATANLAARTLRDLVQQDAGQGTATELTALPWAGHRVRKWEPEPLRWLGVRSLHAAYRAADRRELARPDATTPWLARAADRVSGRG is encoded by the coding sequence ATGAGCGCAGTCACCGTCAACGGCGGGATCTCCTTCTGGCACGCCGACCAGGGCTCCGGCGAGCCCCGCGAGCCGCTGCCCGGCGACGCGAGCGCCGACGTGTGCGTGGTCGGCGGGGGCTACACCGGGCTGTGGACGGCGTACTACCTGAAGAAGGCGGCGCCGTACCTGCGGATCATCGTGCTGGAACAGCGGTTCTGCGGCTTCGGTGCCTCCGGGCGCAACGGCGGCTGGCTGTACAACGGCGTCGCCGGACGCGAGCGGTACGCGAAGCTGCACGGCAAGGAGGCGGCGATCCGCCTCCAGCGGGCGATGAACGCCACCGTGGACGAGGTGGTGAAGGTCGCCGCCGAGGAGGGCGTGGACGCCGGCATCCACCAGGGCGGCGTCCTGGAAGTGGCGTACACGCCCGCCCAGTTGATGCGCCTGAAGGCATTCCATGAGGCGGAGCTGGGATACGGGCAGAGCGACCGCGAGCTGTACGGCGCGGCCGAGACCGCCCGCCGGATACGCGTCGCGGGCGCCGTCGGCTCGACCTGGACGCCGCACGGCGCCCGCCTCCACCCGGTCAAACTCCTGCGGGGCCTGGCGGCGGCCGTGGAGGCGCTCGGCGTGGTCGTCCACGAGGCGACGCCGGTGACCGAGATCCGCCCCAAGCACGCGGTCACCCCCTACGGCACGGTCCGCGCCCCCTACGTCCTGCGCTGCACCGAGGGGTTCACCGCCTCCCTCAAGGGCGAGCGGCGGACCTGGCTGCCGATGAACTCCTCACTCATCGCCACACCGGTGCTGCCGCCGGAGGTCTGGGAGGAGATCGGCTGGCAGGGCCGCGAGGCACTCGGCGACCTGGCCCACGCCTACCTGTACGCCCAGCGCACCCCGGACGACCGCATCGCGCTGGGCGGCCGGGGCGTCCCGTACCGCTACGGCTCGCGGACCGACACGGCCGGGCGCACCCCGGCCACCACCGTCGAGGCCCTGCGCGCGCTGCTGGTCCGCCTCTTCCCCGTCCTGGAGGGGACCGAGGTGGCCCACGCCTGGTCGGGCGTGCTCGGAGTGCCCCGCGACTGGTGCGCCACCGTCACCCTGGACCGCTCCACCGGCCTCGGCTGGGCCGGCGGCTACGCCGGCTCGGGCGTCGCCACCGCCAACCTCGCCGCCCGCACCCTGCGCGACCTGGTCCAGCAGGACGCGGGCCAGGGCACCGCCACGGAGCTCACCGCCCTCCCCTGGGCGGGCCACCGCGTCCGCAAGTGGGAACCGGAACCGCTGCGCTGGCTCGGCGTCCGCTCCCTCCACGCGGCCTACCGCGCGGCCGACCGCCGTGAACTCGCCCGCCCCGACGCCACCACACCGTGGCTCGCCCGCGCGGCGGACCGGGTCTCGGGGCGGGGGTAG
- a CDS encoding serine hydrolase domain-containing protein, with protein MSLGLHTSAPLKPKKQRGRVRAFVAALAVLGGGLAVSGSLAYGAPDHPGERDAVSKGARALVREDGFPAVLAAVEDGDGRVRDYTAGTGDLATDAAVPVNGQVRAGSNTKSFTAALVLQLVGEDRVDLDAPIETYLPGLVRGDGIDGNRITVRHLLQHTSGLPDYTQHLDPDPFEIRDTYYNPREGLDLALGEKALFEPGARWSYSNTNYLLAGLLVEKVTGRPFGEELTDRIIRPLGLEDTYWPRTGERDIRGTHPKGYGASSPGAPLEDITRLDPSQAWAAGQLVTTPRDLNHFFSALLDGEVVEAAELKEMKTTVPATEGAPTPGAEYGLGLFRTPLSCGTDLWGHGGAIHGYETFGGVTEEGRAATVAVTALSAAVAAEPEAVLEAHQHVQDLAETAVCA; from the coding sequence GTGTCCCTCGGTCTTCACACCTCCGCCCCGCTCAAGCCGAAGAAGCAGCGTGGCCGCGTGAGGGCGTTCGTCGCCGCACTGGCGGTCCTGGGCGGCGGCCTCGCCGTGAGCGGCTCCCTGGCCTACGGCGCCCCGGACCACCCCGGCGAGCGGGACGCCGTGAGCAAGGGCGCGCGGGCCCTGGTGCGCGAGGACGGCTTCCCCGCCGTACTGGCCGCCGTCGAGGACGGGGACGGACGCGTCCGCGACTACACGGCCGGCACCGGCGACCTGGCGACCGACGCGGCCGTACCGGTGAACGGCCAGGTCCGGGCCGGCAGCAACACCAAGTCCTTCACCGCGGCGCTCGTGCTCCAGCTCGTCGGCGAGGACAGGGTGGACCTGGACGCACCGATCGAGACGTACCTGCCGGGCCTGGTCCGGGGCGACGGCATCGACGGGAACCGGATCACCGTGCGCCACCTCCTCCAGCACACCAGCGGCCTGCCCGACTACACCCAGCACCTGGACCCGGACCCGTTCGAGATCCGCGACACCTACTACAACCCGCGCGAGGGCCTCGACCTCGCCCTCGGCGAGAAGGCGCTGTTCGAGCCGGGCGCCCGGTGGAGTTACAGCAACACCAACTACCTCCTGGCAGGCCTGCTCGTCGAGAAGGTCACGGGCCGCCCCTTCGGCGAGGAGCTCACCGACCGGATCATCCGCCCCCTCGGTCTCGAGGACACCTACTGGCCGAGGACCGGCGAGCGCGACATCCGCGGCACCCACCCCAAGGGGTACGGCGCCTCCTCCCCCGGTGCCCCGCTGGAGGACATCACCCGCCTCGACCCGTCCCAGGCATGGGCGGCCGGCCAGCTCGTCACCACCCCGCGCGACCTCAACCACTTCTTCTCCGCCCTGCTCGACGGCGAGGTCGTGGAGGCCGCCGAACTGAAGGAGATGAAGACCACCGTCCCCGCCACCGAGGGCGCCCCCACCCCTGGCGCCGAGTACGGCCTGGGACTCTTCCGCACCCCCCTGTCCTGCGGCACCGACCTCTGGGGCCACGGCGGCGCCATCCACGGCTACGAGACCTTCGGCGGCGTCACGGAGGAAGGCCGCGCGGCCACCGTCGCGGTCACCGCCCTCTCCGCCGCCGTCGCCGCCGAGCCGGAAGCCGTCCTGGAGGCCCACCAGCACGTCCAGGACCTCGCGGAGACGGCCGTCTGCGCGTAG
- a CDS encoding DUF2945 domain-containing protein — protein MAQQFSVGDHVRWNSEAGHVQGVIVEKHTRDVEFKGYTHHCSPDDPQYEIKSDKTDHIALHKGGALTKLF, from the coding sequence ATGGCGCAGCAGTTCTCCGTGGGGGACCACGTGCGGTGGAACTCCGAGGCCGGGCACGTCCAGGGCGTGATCGTCGAGAAGCACACGCGCGACGTGGAGTTCAAGGGGTACACCCACCACTGTTCGCCGGACGATCCACAGTACGAGATCAAGAGCGACAAGACCGACCATATCGCCCTGCACAAGGGCGGCGCCCTGACCAAGCTGTTCTGA
- a CDS encoding DUF488 domain-containing protein, which translates to MARPYRVHTLGHSTREFDEVVRMLRAHDVTCLVDVRAFPASRKHPQWNREAVAEELPPDIGYRWIPQLGGRRYTPKGEPSENGAWRVKAFRDYADHMAGAEFAEGMRELLGLAERERVAIMCSEAVPWRCHRRLIADALLVAGAEVEHLLSETSVRPAALNENARVRDGRLTYPPPEAEAA; encoded by the coding sequence ATGGCGCGTCCCTACCGGGTCCACACCCTCGGTCACTCGACGCGGGAGTTCGACGAGGTGGTGCGGATGCTGCGGGCCCACGACGTGACGTGCCTGGTGGACGTGCGGGCCTTCCCGGCCTCGCGGAAACACCCGCAGTGGAATCGCGAGGCGGTCGCCGAGGAGTTGCCGCCGGACATCGGCTACCGCTGGATCCCGCAGCTCGGGGGCAGGCGGTACACCCCGAAGGGCGAGCCCAGCGAGAACGGCGCGTGGCGGGTCAAGGCGTTCCGCGACTACGCCGACCACATGGCCGGGGCGGAGTTCGCGGAGGGGATGCGGGAGCTGCTGGGGCTGGCGGAGCGCGAACGGGTCGCGATCATGTGCAGCGAGGCGGTGCCGTGGCGCTGCCACCGGCGGCTCATCGCCGACGCGCTGCTGGTCGCCGGGGCCGAGGTCGAGCACCTCCTGTCGGAGACCTCCGTACGTCCCGCCGCCCTCAACGAGAACGCGCGGGTACGCGACGGCCGTCTGACCTACCCGCCGCCCGAGGCGGAGGCGGCATGA
- a CDS encoding MGMT family protein, producing MSFVDAVREAVATIPAGAVASYGEVGAHLGLGPRQVGRAMSLLGEDVPWWRVVYADGTPASCHEGRAPALLAEEGTPMRGARVDLARARHHWPL from the coding sequence ATGAGCTTCGTGGACGCCGTCCGGGAGGCCGTCGCGACGATCCCGGCGGGCGCCGTGGCCTCGTACGGAGAGGTGGGCGCCCACCTCGGGCTCGGGCCCCGGCAGGTGGGACGGGCCATGAGCCTGCTCGGCGAGGACGTGCCGTGGTGGCGGGTGGTGTACGCGGACGGGACGCCCGCCTCGTGCCACGAGGGCCGGGCCCCGGCGCTGCTCGCCGAGGAGGGCACGCCGATGCGCGGCGCCCGGGTCGATCTGGCGCGGGCGCGGCACCACTGGCCCCTCTGA
- a CDS encoding helix-turn-helix domain-containing protein, producing MATANLLLHPVRMRILQTLVGAGELTTAQLRERLPDVSSASMYRHVGTLAKAGIIEVVQERPVRGTVERSYRVRQDEALVDEDARARMTKDDHRQAFTVFTGAMMADLDRYLSREDADPPREGVLYRQGAVWATPEEFADLVRELEELVARRTAHAPGDGRTRHIISLALLPDKMAGEESPAPEAP from the coding sequence ATGGCCACCGCGAACCTCCTCCTCCACCCCGTCCGTATGCGCATCCTCCAGACCCTGGTCGGCGCCGGCGAACTGACCACCGCGCAGCTGCGGGAACGGCTCCCGGACGTCTCCTCCGCGAGCATGTACCGGCACGTCGGGACACTCGCCAAGGCCGGGATCATCGAGGTCGTCCAGGAGAGACCCGTGCGCGGCACGGTCGAGCGCAGCTACCGGGTCCGGCAGGACGAGGCGCTCGTGGACGAGGACGCCCGCGCCCGCATGACCAAGGACGACCACCGGCAGGCGTTCACCGTCTTCACCGGGGCGATGATGGCCGACCTCGACCGCTACCTCTCCCGCGAGGACGCCGACCCCCCGCGCGAGGGCGTCCTCTACCGGCAGGGCGCCGTCTGGGCGACCCCGGAGGAGTTCGCCGACCTGGTCCGGGAGCTGGAGGAACTGGTGGCCCGCCGTACCGCCCACGCCCCCGGCGACGGCCGCACCCGCCACATCATCAGCCTCGCCCTGCTCCCCGACAAGATGGCCGGAGAGGAATCTCCGGCCCCCGAAGCCCCCTGA